TCCCTGGCCAGAGGTTCCAATATGTCAAGATCACGAAGTACGGTTACATTTTTGGTAATGATACCCACAGGGTGCCGATATTTGAGGAATACCTCCAGAAGGCCCCGTGTAATCCCCAGTTTTCTTTCAATGGGTTGATAGCAATCGGTGTTGCCGGAAAGCATGATGGGCTGGGGCTTCCATGACCTTTGCAAAAGGTGTTTTTCAAGTAGCTCAGGTGCATTCTTTTTAACAATTATTTTGGTCTCAAAATCCAGACCTGCATTATAGCCCCAATATTCGTGGGTCTTACGGGCGTAACAATAAATGCATCCATGTTCACATCCCTGATAAGGATTTAGAGAATAATACATCCTCACATCCGGACTATCAACTTTGTTAACTACCTTTTTGGGGTTTTCATAAAAAATTTGAGTCGGAATTTTCTCTCCCAGCATCTCTTCATCAATCCCTTCAATATGCTCCGAAACATATTCCTGCTTTAGAAAAGGATTTGATGTTCTTATTTGTGCTCCTCTGCCTTTGTGATATTCCTGATCCATAAATCAAATTTACCAAATTTATTAGTTATTACTAATTATTTTAGTAAATTTACTTTCCATTAAATGCTATAAATAAAAAAAGAGATCTATACACAGCCAGGCTGGTATAGATCT
This region of Fulvivirga ulvae genomic DNA includes:
- a CDS encoding PA0069 family radical SAM protein gives rise to the protein MDQEYHKGRGAQIRTSNPFLKQEYVSEHIEGIDEEMLGEKIPTQIFYENPKKVVNKVDSPDVRMYYSLNPYQGCEHGCIYCYARKTHEYWGYNAGLDFETKIIVKKNAPELLEKHLLQRSWKPQPIMLSGNTDCYQPIERKLGITRGLLEVFLKYRHPVGIITKNVTVLRDLDILEPLARERLVHVVLSITSLDEKLRSVLEPRTASAYKKLKAIEELSKAGVPVTIMNAPIIPGLNHHEIPKVIKAAAEHGALGAGYTIVRLNGYIGEVFEDWLRKNFPDRFDKVWNQICEVHGGHVNDSQFGRRMKGEGNIAGMIAQLFSAARARYMSGREIPPFDLTKFRKGGNYSLF